The genomic segment GGGACCATGCGCGCGTTCCGGGTGGCCTACGACGGTTCGGGCTATCGAGGCTTCCAGCGACAGTCCCATGGCGAGACGATAGAGGACACGATCTTCGCGGGGCTCGACGCGCTCGGTATCGAGTTCGACGACGGCGCGCCGGTCGGCTACGCGGCCGCCGGCCGGACCGACGCCGGCGTCTCGGCGCGCACGCAGACGGTCGCCTTCGACGCGCCCGAATGGCTGTCCCCCCGCGCGTTCAACAGCGAACTCCCAGCATCGATTCGCGCGTGGGCATCCGCCGACGTACCCGACGACTTCCACGCGACCCACGACGCCGCAGAGCGACGCTACCGGTACTTCCTCCACGCTCCCGCGGTCGACGACGAACTGGCACGAGCGGCCTGCCGACGGCTCTCCGGCGAACACGACTTTCACAACTTCACGCCCGACGACGACGGGACCGTCCGAGACCTCTCGATGTCGACCCGACGTGCGGACGCGTTTTTGGTGATCGACTGCGTCGCTGGCGGGTTCGCCAGACAGCTCGTCCGTCGGCTCGTCTCGGTCGTCGAGGCGATCGGGCGTGGAGCCCGTGAGCCGTCGTTTCTCACCCTCGCGCTCGGTTCCGACCCGCTCTCGGGCCCGGAGGGGATCGCCCCCGCCGCCCCCGAACCGCTGGTCCTCCTGAACGTCGTTTACCCCGGCGTCGAGTTCGAGACTGACGACGACGCGTTCGCGACCACGCGGAAGATCTTCGATCGGCGACGCAGACGCCGGCTCGCGACGGCGCGCGTCGTCGGGTCGTTGGTGGACGGCGAGCCGTAGTCCGCTATCGATCTCCGACCGACGACGACGGGTTTAGGGCGCTGCTATCCGTAGCGCGGGTATGAGTTCGGTTCCCGAGCGAAGCGACATCGCCGAGGAGTACACCTGGGATCTGACGGACCTGTTCACCGACGACGACGAGTGGGAGGTCGCCTACGAGGCTGCGGCCGATCGGATCGACGAACTGTCGGCCTACGAGGGTCGCGTCACCGAGAGCGCGGCGACGCTCGCGGAGATCCTCGAACTCCGCGAGTCGATCATGCGAGCGGTCTCGAACGTCGCCGCCTACGCGCGGATGCGCCGGGACGAGGACACGACGAATCAGCAGTACCAGGCGCTCACGGCTCGCTCACAGTCGCTCGCAGCCGACGCCTCCAGCGCGGCGAGCTTCATCGAACCGGAGCTGCAGTCGGTCGATCGCGAGACGCTCTCCGGGTTCGTCGAGGAGCGTCCCGATCTCGAGACCTACCGGCACTACTTCGACGACGTGCTGCGGATGAAACCGCACACTCGGTCGGCCGAGATCGAGGCGCTGCTCGCCGATCTGAGCGAGGTGACAGGGGCCGCGGGCGACGTGTACAACATGCTGACGAACGCCGATATGGCGTTCCCGACGGTCGAGGGCCCCGACGGCGACGACCGGCGCATCACGCTGTCGAACTTCACGAAGCTGCAGAAACACCCCGATCGGGCGTTCAGACGGCGGGTCTACGAGGCCTTCTACGACGAGTGGGCCGAGTACCGAAACAGCATCGGCTCCGCGTACAAAAACAGCGTCAAGGCCGACGAGAAGCTGGCGGCCGCGCGGAACTACGATTCGGCCCGGCAAGCGTCGCTGGACGGGCCGAACGTCCCGAGCGAGGTGTACGACACGCTCGTCGACACCGTCGAATCGAATCTCGACGTGCTCCACCGCCACGCCGAGTTGAAACGCGACGCGCTGGGCGTCGACGAACTGCGGATGTGGGATCTCTACGCGCCGCTCGCCGACGGTGAGAGTCCCAATCTGGAGTACGAACGCGCGCGAGAGTACGTGGTCGAGGCCGTCGAACCGCTCGGCGACGCCTACCGGGATCGGATGGCCGAGGGGCTCGATTCGCGGTGGATCGACGTATACGAGACGGCGAACAAGCAGTCGGGCGCGTACAGCGGCGGCACCTACGACAGCCAGCCGTACGTTTTGTTGAACTATCAGGACGACATCGCCTCAATGTACACGCTCGCCCACGAGCTGGGCCACTCGATGCACTCGGAACTGACCAGCGAGGCGCAACCGTACGTCTACTCGGGCTACGAGATCTTCGTCGCCGAGGTCGCCTCGACGGTCAACGAGGCGCTGTTGACCCGGCACCTACTCGACGTCGTCGAGGACGAGCGGTTCCGCCGACACGTCCTCGACGAGTATCTCGAGCGCTTCCGATCGACGCTGTTTCGACAGACGATGTTCGCGGACTTCGAACACCGCGCCCACGAGTTCGAACTCGACGGACAGGCGCTGACGCCGGACCGCCTCGACGAGCTCTACGGCGGGCTGAAGGCCGACTACTA from the Natronomonas salsuginis genome contains:
- the pepF gene encoding oligoendopeptidase F → MSSVPERSDIAEEYTWDLTDLFTDDDEWEVAYEAAADRIDELSAYEGRVTESAATLAEILELRESIMRAVSNVAAYARMRRDEDTTNQQYQALTARSQSLAADASSAASFIEPELQSVDRETLSGFVEERPDLETYRHYFDDVLRMKPHTRSAEIEALLADLSEVTGAAGDVYNMLTNADMAFPTVEGPDGDDRRITLSNFTKLQKHPDRAFRRRVYEAFYDEWAEYRNSIGSAYKNSVKADEKLAAARNYDSARQASLDGPNVPSEVYDTLVDTVESNLDVLHRHAELKRDALGVDELRMWDLYAPLADGESPNLEYERAREYVVEAVEPLGDAYRDRMAEGLDSRWIDVYETANKQSGAYSGGTYDSQPYVLLNYQDDIASMYTLAHELGHSMHSELTSEAQPYVYSGYEIFVAEVASTVNEALLTRHLLDVVEDERFRRHVLDEYLERFRSTLFRQTMFADFEHRAHEFELDGQALTPDRLDELYGGLKADYYEPATIDDRIAREWMRIPHFYRAYYVYQYATGISAANAIVDRIATEGEPAAADYREFLRSGSHEYPLELLEIAGIDMSSSAPVEAAIDTYDEMVAEFASLT
- the truA gene encoding tRNA pseudouridine(38-40) synthase TruA, whose product is MRAFRVAYDGSGYRGFQRQSHGETIEDTIFAGLDALGIEFDDGAPVGYAAAGRTDAGVSARTQTVAFDAPEWLSPRAFNSELPASIRAWASADVPDDFHATHDAAERRYRYFLHAPAVDDELARAACRRLSGEHDFHNFTPDDDGTVRDLSMSTRRADAFLVIDCVAGGFARQLVRRLVSVVEAIGRGAREPSFLTLALGSDPLSGPEGIAPAAPEPLVLLNVVYPGVEFETDDDAFATTRKIFDRRRRRRLATARVVGSLVDGEP